A window of Spartobacteria bacterium genomic DNA:
ATTAAAAAAGACCGATCCCTTTTCCATGCGCAGCCATGCCCATGCCGATGAGGTATATATACAGCTGTGTTTTGATGAACACGGAGGGTATGTACAGACCGTGGATAAGCGCGGGGATCATGTGGACGTCAATCATCTGGCCTATCGCGGCCCCATGCGTGAGTTATGCAAGGCACTCACGGTCATCAAGGATCGTATGACGGGATTGATTGGCTGGGATTCTTCAGGAGAACACATCTACCTGCATGAACATGAGCATCTGATATGGCTTTTGCGGGGGTGCGACTGCGTCATGGATTCCAAATGCAACCCCGTTACTTTTGCCGAAGAGGCGGGGAAAGTTGTACTGGATTTGCGGCCTTATAGAAAAAAGGAAGGACAGCTGATCGGGAATCTTCTGCTTATACAAACCGGAAAGAAATCGGCACTGGGTGATGTCCGGTTCTTAAATGAAAATCATCTGCTTCGAAACAGCGAGATCATTGAAGTCCAGCCTCTGGGCGAAAACTACAATCAACTGTACCTCTTTGCCGATGCCTTTGTGGAAGACCAGCTGGAACAGTATCTCACGCTGCTGTTTTCCTATTTTACCCATATTCAGCTGGCCTATGGCGATTATCGTGTGCAGGAAGGGCCTGCCCTGACCGCCTTACCGGCACTGCAGTTCCAGCGGGTAACCGAAGATCGCTGTCTGCACTTGAATATCACCAATACACTGCCGGGATTTTCCGATGCCTTTTTTACAGATTACGACATCACGCAGGTGGCCCGTGTCAACGAGATGGAGTCGCTGATCACACTGCAGCTGATTCGTTTTGATTCATTGGAGGATGATCACAAATATTTAAGCCGTTTGCTGAATGCCACCCAGAAAAAGCTTAAAGCAGGCGGCTCTATGGTGTATTCGGACGAAAACGGCTTTATTTTGGAGCCGGAACTGGCCAACTTGTTTTTACTGAATGAACTGCCGGCACTCCTGCGACGGTTTACCCTGCAGGGAGCCGATAAACTGACACAATTCAAAATCAAAGCAGTCAAACCGGAACTCAACGTTAAGCTGGGGTACGGAGTGGATTTTCTCGAAGGCGATGCGGAGCTGTCCTTTGGAGAGGAAAAAATCCGCTTGTTTGAAGTCCTGGCGCAGTACCGCAAACAGTCCTATATTCTACTCAGTGATGAAACAAGAGCGGTGATTCATCCCGATTATCTGGCTAGACTGTCCCGCCTGTTTCAGAAGAAGGGAACCGGAGTCAAAGTCTCCTTTTTTGACCTCCCGTTAATTGATGATCTGCTGGAACAACGTGCAGAGGATTCGATTTTCCCGCAAGTTCGCTCTGTTTTTCAGGGGTTCAACACACTGACAACCAGGCGAATGAAAAGTCCGAAAATCAACGGAACGCTGCGTCCCTATCAACTGCATGGGTTGAAATGGATCCAATACCTTTATGAGAATAAACTGGGAGGATGCCTGGCCGATGACATGGGATTGGGGAAAACCGTGCAGACCATTGCCATGCTGTCGCTCGTTTACCCAAAGCAGAAAAAACCGACTCTGTTGATCATGCCGAAAAGCCTGCTGTTCAACTGGCAGAAAGAAATCAGCCAGTTCTGTCCCGCATTGACTGCTTACATCTATCATGGCACCGAACGGGATATAGAAACAGCCACGCAGCATCACCTGATTATGACCACCTACGGCACCTTGCAGCGCAGCATCGAAACCTTTAAAGAACACCACTTTCATTATGTCATCCTAGATGAATCACAGAATATTAAAAATGTGCAGACCCAGCGCACCAAATCGGTGCTGATGTTAAAAGCGGATCACCGTCTGGCACTCAGCGGCACCCCCATTGAAAACAATTTGCAGGAACTGTATTCGCTCTTTCGTTTTCTCAATCCGGCCATGTTCGGCAGTCTGCAGCAGTTCAACGCCAGCTATATCACGCCGATTCATCAACACAACGACAAGGATGCAGTGCATGAACTGCGAAAGAAAGTCTATCCGTTTATTTTGCGTCGCCTGAAGAAAGATGTACTCAAAGAATTACCGGAAAAAACGGAACAGATTCTTTATGTGGACATGAATCCGGAACAGGAAGCACTTTACAAAGAGCGACGCCAATTCCATCACGATACCATCAAAAAGCAGATTGCAGCGGAAGGGCTGCAGCGCAGTCGTTTTTCCATTCTGGCGGCCCTTTTAGAGCTGCGGCAGCTGGCGTCCGTGCCAGAAGACAAATCGGAAGGACTGATTACATCGGCCAAGCGGGAATTATTGGTGGAAAGTGTGCGGGATACGGTGATGAACGGGCATAAGGCGTTAATTTTTGCAAACTTCATCTCGGCGGTGGAATTACTGACTGAAGAACTGGAAACGGCGGGCATCGCGTGCCTGAGTATGACCGGAGCCACGCGCGATCGTCAGTCACTGGTGGAGCGGTTCCAGCATGATGACGAGATCAAAGTCTTTATTATGACACTGAAAACCGGAGGGGTCGGATTAAATCTGACTGCGGCAGATACCGTGTTCATTTACGATCCCTGGTGGAACACCGCAGCGGAAACACAGGCCATCGACCGCGCCCATCGCATCGGGCAAAGCAGGAAAGTGTTCACGTACAAGCTCATTGCACGCAATACCATCGAAGAAAAGATTTTGGAACTTCAACTGAAGAAAAAGGAAATGTTCGACCAGATTATTTCCAGTGACAGCGGGGCGTTAAAATCACTGACAGAATCAGACATTGACCAAATATTGGGGACATAATTATGGCAAACATGTATCCGCTGACCTCCTATCATAAAAATTATGAGCTGGATGATTATATCGCATCCTTTTATACCGCTGCGTCTCTCACGTATTTGTATGAAAAATATTTTGTGCATATCGTAGAAAAACGTCCTGACGTATTTTCACAAATAGAAGGCTATAAACGCAGAAAAACACGGCTTTTAAAGCCCTATCTGATCCATACACTGGTTGCTGTTCTATCCGATAAAACACTTTTTTCCCAGTTCTATGATCACATGTCCAACGAGGAACAGCAACTGCTGACTACGTTAACTTGGTTCGGGCACAAGTATGTAGAAGAAATGGAAAAAGAACTGCAGGACAGCCTGATGCTGCTGGACAATGATGAACGGCGTTATTTTTACGCGAAACAGACGACCCTGCTAGAAAAATACAGCTTCTTCTCGCTGACGATGGATAATGATCGCAGTTGTTACGGACAAGCCAAATCCAATTACATCGTGGTATTGGGGCGTCCGATCATTGAATCTATAAAAAAGGTATTGAATCCGCCGTCGCTCAGTCAAATACAGCCAGTGGCGGAGCCCCCGACAAGCACGTTCACCTTCACCTGCGAGACGACCGCACTGCAGGATTTTTATCTGACGATGGAATCGCTGTTGCAGGGACTGATAAAATTCACCAAGTCCGATACACCGAACGTCCCTTCACTGCGGAAACTTCAAAAGCAGTTCAGTGGAGGTGATTTTTTTCCCAACGACAAAAACCTCGGTCGTTTACGAGCCTCCATCCTGGTTAATATTGCCGAAAATATAATGAAGACGGATTGTGAAAACTGGTTGAGCCAGCCGCAGCACCCCGATGTGATGCGGGCGATTTTTGATAAAGTGATTATTACAAACATGGTCAAATATGCATCGGTTTTTTTAGATCATTTAGATAACAGTAACATGGGGGTATCGCTGTTTGATAAACAGGCAGGAAACATGATGGAGAGGTTCTACCGGAAATTTCCTACAGATTCATCATGGGTGACAGAGCAGAATATACAGACCCACTTTATCTGTCATTCCTATCACCTGCAGCTCTTAGAAAAAATATCCTTTCCGACGATCGTCGTGATTGAAAATCATCGCGGCATGACGGATCGAATCGTTGTCACAAAATGGAATAGAAAAGAGCTCATTACGATGCCCTTCCTTCGCGGATTTGCTTTTGTACTGGCGTCGCTCGGCCTGGCAGAGATCGCGTATGATCTACCCAAAAACCAGATACATGGTAAAAACAAGGAGTATCTGACCCCGTTTGATGGATTGCAGGCGGTTCGCCTGACCGCTCTTGGCAAATACGTCATGGGCCTCTCAGATATATGTCCTCATGTAGCTGAAGAAAAACCGGCGCAACAGCCTGTTATCGATGACAAACGTTTACTGGTCACGCTGGAGCATCCCGATCCCATGACCCAGATGGCTCTGGATCAATTGATGAAAAAAGTCTCGCCGCGTCATTATGTGATGACCTATGCCTCCCTGCTGAAGAAATGCAATACAGAGCAGGATCTCGAAGATAAAATTGCACTCTTCCATCGTGTCTTCAGTGCGGAGCCTCCCGCTATCTGGGTCACGTTTTTTATGGAAGCACGCGCCCGGCTCCACCCGATGAAAGCGGAACCCATGCTCGTCTTCAAATTGAAAGACAATCCACTGCTGCTCCAGCTGTTTGCGAAAGATCCCCTATTGCGAAGCCTGACCTTAAAAGTCGAAGGCCGTCGCATTGCCCTGCTGAAATCGGCTTATCCCGAAGTACTTAAACGACTGGAATCACATGGGTTTCTGGAGCCGTAACGCGCGGGATCATCGTGGTGTTCGCGGCGAAGCCTGGTCCCATTCCATCAACCTAAAAAAGGCGTTGAGCCATGGGCTGCAGGCATAATGTTCAGCACGCTTTTAAGTTTACTGTGGACGTCTTCAAACTGGATTGGTTTCAGAATGGTCTGGCCTGATCCCTCCGTGAGTGAGCCGTCGCGGTCAGTAGCCGTT
This region includes:
- a CDS encoding DEAD/DEAH box helicase; amino-acid sequence: MKNLLEKLKKTDPFSMRSHAHADEVYIQLCFDEHGGYVQTVDKRGDHVDVNHLAYRGPMRELCKALTVIKDRMTGLIGWDSSGEHIYLHEHEHLIWLLRGCDCVMDSKCNPVTFAEEAGKVVLDLRPYRKKEGQLIGNLLLIQTGKKSALGDVRFLNENHLLRNSEIIEVQPLGENYNQLYLFADAFVEDQLEQYLTLLFSYFTHIQLAYGDYRVQEGPALTALPALQFQRVTEDRCLHLNITNTLPGFSDAFFTDYDITQVARVNEMESLITLQLIRFDSLEDDHKYLSRLLNATQKKLKAGGSMVYSDENGFILEPELANLFLLNELPALLRRFTLQGADKLTQFKIKAVKPELNVKLGYGVDFLEGDAELSFGEEKIRLFEVLAQYRKQSYILLSDETRAVIHPDYLARLSRLFQKKGTGVKVSFFDLPLIDDLLEQRAEDSIFPQVRSVFQGFNTLTTRRMKSPKINGTLRPYQLHGLKWIQYLYENKLGGCLADDMGLGKTVQTIAMLSLVYPKQKKPTLLIMPKSLLFNWQKEISQFCPALTAYIYHGTERDIETATQHHLIMTTYGTLQRSIETFKEHHFHYVILDESQNIKNVQTQRTKSVLMLKADHRLALSGTPIENNLQELYSLFRFLNPAMFGSLQQFNASYITPIHQHNDKDAVHELRKKVYPFILRRLKKDVLKELPEKTEQILYVDMNPEQEALYKERRQFHHDTIKKQIAAEGLQRSRFSILAALLELRQLASVPEDKSEGLITSAKRELLVESVRDTVMNGHKALIFANFISAVELLTEELETAGIACLSMTGATRDRQSLVERFQHDDEIKVFIMTLKTGGVGLNLTAADTVFIYDPWWNTAAETQAIDRAHRIGQSRKVFTYKLIARNTIEEKILELQLKKKEMFDQIISSDSGALKSLTESDIDQILGT